In Macrotis lagotis isolate mMagLag1 chromosome 8, bilby.v1.9.chrom.fasta, whole genome shotgun sequence, a single genomic region encodes these proteins:
- the LOC141495608 gene encoding protein LBH, whose translation MSVYFPIHCPDYLRSADMTEVMMSTPSMDEIGLNNRKDGISYQIFPDPSDFDRYCKLKDRLPSIVVEPTEGEVESGELRWPPEEFLVQEDKEETSKETE comes from the coding sequence ATGTCTGTATATTTCCCCATCCACTGCCCTGATTATCTGAGATCAGCTGACATGACTGAGGTGATGATGAGCACCCCATCTATGGATGAGATTGGGCTGAATAACCGGAAGGATGGCATCTCCTATCAGATCTTCCCTGATCCTTCAGACTTTGATCGCTACTGCAAACTGAAGGATCGCCTTCCTTCCATTGTGGTGGAGCCCACAGAGGGAGAAGTGGAAAGTGGGGAACTAAGATGGCCCCCAGAGGAATTCTTGGTCCAAGAAGATAAGGAAGAAACCAGTAAAGAAACAGAATGA